Proteins encoded together in one Bacteroides ovatus window:
- a CDS encoding DUF4458 domain-containing protein yields MKTKILFIRMFVLSCMLFTLGFTVGSCSDDDDAVLQAGYGYAQFKLYKSCLAETKVTRASTNELNYLRDAQKMKIVLINQEDGTEVVQTVGLEAMGDDSEFGLRSEKLQLMAGTYQIVGFYLYKADGTTQDLKQILSGEPDEKTIITVINGGLAVQDIHVKVVKRGMVKFTVTKNFLPSTRAALGEDYLFSDIKYINVTVQEQFTKKDTTFSNVAVEYTEKLDGNGTKISVAVSDSIFRLSAGKYKVKNYTTIKKNKGSLEYGEVNGADFEVSDNVTTEVKIPVNFSKTTGSIKDYLVLKEIWEALGGPAIPEKNQKGWRYSGVTYPLGTNWNFDKDIDLWGDQPGVELDAKGRVVGLSIGAFAPEGDIPESLGDLTELRTLSLGNHSDQVGDNIIEETMGLELTEAQKNSVRSDFYNKFVKNDIALYFSEPIQAALKWQKEGIPTTFSPSVVNDKASRPSLKDVPANRLTNGIHKIPVTIGNLKNLQYLYIANGKFEGFEEGTDLGKLENLTDLEIYNCPSMKKLPEELQQLPNLQSFNLASNPNLGDFHEDLGEFVASENISKTLQIFYLTFNNLTVLPDMSMVKKLGKLDCAYNKIKTIEKAFGRDVNLVQLSMDHNLIEELPRDENGSFCGYADVESFSFAYNKLKKFPNIFSSQSVYVMSSVNFSFNEIDGFEGEEDGTFKGVNANTIAIGGNKLKKFPTILFKTNSQVSALGLNGNGIEEIPKGTFSASKYSYMMKTLDLTYNKLSKLPDDFNGRNMPFLYGVDVSNNRFTEVPTGPMDAATLTVYAVRSQRDENGNRLLRKWPSNISLCPSLRQFCIGGNDLRKITDTISSYIIVFEIKDNPNISLNLSNVCNMIKAGAYLLIYDPEQDIRGCDYVK; encoded by the coding sequence ATGAAAACGAAGATATTATTTATAAGAATGTTTGTCCTTTCCTGTATGCTGTTTACTTTAGGGTTTACAGTAGGAAGTTGCTCTGACGACGACGATGCTGTACTTCAGGCAGGATATGGATATGCTCAGTTCAAACTCTATAAGAGCTGTTTGGCAGAAACGAAAGTGACGCGTGCTAGTACGAATGAACTGAACTATTTGCGTGATGCGCAAAAAATGAAGATTGTGCTCATCAACCAGGAAGACGGTACTGAAGTTGTGCAGACTGTAGGTCTTGAGGCAATGGGAGACGATAGTGAATTTGGTCTGCGAAGTGAAAAACTTCAGTTGATGGCAGGTACTTATCAGATTGTCGGGTTCTATCTATATAAGGCAGATGGGACTACACAGGATTTGAAACAAATTCTTTCCGGAGAACCGGATGAAAAGACGATTATTACTGTAATCAATGGCGGATTAGCTGTACAAGATATACATGTGAAAGTAGTTAAGCGGGGTATGGTGAAATTTACTGTGACCAAGAATTTTCTACCATCCACTCGTGCTGCATTAGGAGAGGATTATCTTTTCTCTGATATCAAGTATATTAATGTAACAGTGCAGGAGCAATTTACGAAAAAAGATACGACTTTTTCTAATGTTGCCGTAGAATATACAGAGAAACTGGATGGCAATGGAACGAAAATTTCCGTAGCCGTCAGTGATTCAATTTTTCGACTTTCTGCGGGTAAGTATAAAGTCAAGAATTATACGACTATAAAGAAGAATAAAGGTTCTTTGGAATATGGAGAGGTGAATGGGGCTGATTTTGAAGTTTCGGATAATGTGACTACAGAAGTTAAGATTCCGGTTAATTTCAGCAAAACTACTGGTAGTATCAAAGATTATCTTGTTTTGAAAGAAATTTGGGAAGCCTTGGGAGGTCCGGCAATACCTGAAAAGAACCAAAAAGGATGGCGTTATTCAGGTGTTACATATCCTTTAGGAACTAACTGGAACTTTGATAAGGATATTGATTTATGGGGCGATCAACCAGGTGTCGAATTGGATGCCAAAGGACGTGTCGTGGGACTTTCTATCGGAGCATTTGCTCCTGAAGGCGATATTCCCGAATCCTTAGGAGACTTGACGGAACTTAGAACTCTGTCATTAGGTAACCATTCCGATCAGGTAGGTGATAATATCATTGAGGAAACAATGGGACTTGAACTGACGGAAGCGCAGAAGAATTCTGTACGGAGCGATTTCTATAATAAGTTTGTAAAGAATGATATTGCATTGTACTTTTCTGAACCTATACAAGCTGCCTTGAAATGGCAGAAAGAGGGAATACCTACAACTTTCTCACCATCTGTTGTAAACGATAAGGCGAGTCGTCCTTCTTTAAAAGATGTACCGGCTAACCGATTGACCAATGGAATACATAAAATTCCAGTTACCATTGGAAATCTAAAGAACTTGCAATACTTATATATTGCCAACGGTAAATTTGAGGGATTTGAAGAAGGGACTGATCTTGGCAAATTGGAAAACTTGACAGACCTTGAAATTTACAATTGTCCGTCTATGAAGAAACTTCCGGAAGAGCTGCAACAATTACCCAACCTTCAATCATTCAATTTAGCGAGCAATCCGAATTTGGGAGATTTTCATGAGGATTTAGGTGAGTTTGTGGCTAGCGAAAATATAAGCAAAACGTTACAGATCTTCTATTTAACTTTCAATAACCTGACTGTTTTACCGGATATGTCGATGGTGAAAAAACTAGGTAAACTGGATTGTGCGTACAACAAAATTAAAACGATTGAGAAAGCATTTGGTAGAGATGTGAACTTGGTGCAATTATCAATGGACCATAATCTGATTGAAGAATTGCCACGTGATGAAAACGGTAGCTTCTGTGGATATGCCGATGTGGAGTCATTCTCTTTTGCTTATAATAAATTGAAAAAGTTCCCGAATATATTTAGCTCACAATCTGTATATGTTATGTCTTCGGTTAATTTTTCATTCAATGAGATAGATGGATTTGAAGGTGAAGAAGACGGCACATTCAAGGGCGTGAATGCCAATACGATTGCCATAGGCGGTAATAAACTGAAGAAATTCCCGACTATACTATTCAAAACCAATTCACAAGTGTCTGCTTTAGGATTGAATGGTAACGGTATAGAAGAGATTCCGAAGGGTACATTTAGTGCTTCAAAATATTCGTATATGATGAAAACGCTTGACTTGACTTATAATAAGCTGTCAAAGTTACCGGATGATTTTAATGGTAGAAATATGCCTTTCCTTTATGGAGTGGATGTAAGTAACAATCGTTTTACGGAAGTTCCTACCGGACCGATGGATGCAGCTACATTAACAGTGTATGCTGTCCGTAGTCAGCGCGATGAGAATGGTAACCGTTTGTTAAGAAAATGGCCGTCTAATATATCTTTATGTCCAAGTTTGCGACAGTTCTGCATAGGTGGAAATGATTTGCGAAAGATTACTGATACGATTTCATCGTATATTATAGTCTTTGAGATAAAGGATAATCCGAATATCTCTCTTAATCTTTCCAATGTCTGCAATATGATTAAGGCGGGAGCATATCTACTTATTTATGACCCGGAGCAGGATATTCGCGGATGTGATTATGTGAAATAA
- a CDS encoding NADH peroxidase codes for MKKFRCTVCGYVHEGDAAPEKCPLCKAPASKFVEVVEVEGGALSFADEHVIGVAKGCDEEMIKDLNNHFMGECTEVGMYLAMSRQADREGYPEVAEAFKRYAWEEAEHAAKFAELLGDCVWDTKTNLQKRKDAEQGACEDKKRIATRAKALNLDAIHDTVHEMCKDEARHGKGFEGLYNRYFGDKK; via the coding sequence ATGAAAAAATTTAGATGTACTGTATGCGGTTACGTTCATGAAGGTGACGCAGCTCCTGAAAAATGCCCATTGTGTAAAGCTCCTGCCAGCAAATTCGTAGAAGTTGTTGAGGTAGAAGGTGGCGCATTGTCTTTTGCTGACGAACACGTTATTGGTGTGGCAAAAGGTTGTGACGAAGAAATGATTAAGGACCTGAACAATCACTTCATGGGAGAATGTACTGAAGTTGGTATGTATTTGGCTATGAGCCGTCAGGCAGACCGTGAAGGTTATCCTGAAGTAGCTGAAGCTTTCAAACGTTACGCTTGGGAAGAAGCTGAACATGCTGCTAAGTTTGCGGAATTGTTGGGCGACTGCGTATGGGATACTAAAACGAACCTGCAGAAACGTAAAGATGCTGAACAAGGTGCATGCGAAGACAAAAAACGTATCGCAACTCGTGCTAAAGCTCTGAATCTGGATGCTATCCATGACACTGTACACGAAATGTGCAAAGACGAAGCTCGTCACGGTAAAGGTTTTGAAGGATTGTACAACCGTTATTTCGGTGATAAGAAATAA
- a CDS encoding DUF1573 domain-containing protein, whose product MKRYLAETIELGLFLLIYLFPVHSFAQETVEQVLQFEHTVMNIGTLSEDDDPAMYHFKYHNVSKKPIYLSKLTTSCGCTVAKYDKKVVQPGEQGEIILVFHPMDQAGDLYREAFVYTDLSKEHPTAKLALVGKVLPTADRWRDYPVYIGNTLRLKRKDWQVRILSREGRQVERFVCVNTGKQPLRLSALLLPEYIHFHTEPEIISPGIEADMVLSIDKGLLPQKNEITFHFMLDGIPVRPCERRIQVKLLLQ is encoded by the coding sequence ATGAAACGATATCTTGCCGAAACCATCGAACTTGGGCTGTTCCTTCTTATTTACCTGTTTCCTGTGCATAGCTTTGCGCAGGAAACAGTCGAACAAGTCTTGCAGTTTGAACATACAGTAATGAATATAGGAACTTTATCAGAAGACGATGATCCGGCAATGTATCATTTTAAATATCATAATGTAAGCAAGAAGCCTATATACCTTTCCAAGTTAACTACTTCCTGTGGTTGTACGGTAGCCAAATATGATAAAAAGGTAGTGCAACCGGGAGAGCAGGGAGAAATCATATTGGTCTTTCATCCAATGGATCAGGCTGGTGATTTGTATAGGGAAGCGTTTGTTTATACCGATCTTTCGAAGGAGCATCCTACAGCTAAGTTGGCACTCGTCGGTAAGGTATTGCCTACCGCTGACCGATGGAGGGACTATCCTGTATATATAGGGAACACATTACGGCTGAAAAGAAAGGATTGGCAAGTCAGGATACTTTCCCGAGAAGGGAGGCAAGTGGAAAGATTTGTATGCGTTAATACAGGGAAACAGCCTTTGAGGTTATCAGCCTTGTTGTTACCGGAATACATTCACTTCCATACAGAACCGGAAATTATTTCTCCGGGAATAGAAGCTGATATGGTTCTTTCTATTGATAAGGGCTTACTACCTCAAAAGAATGAAATTACATTTCATTTTATGTTGGATGGTATTCCTGTCCGGCCTTGCGAAAGGAGAATACAGGTGAAACTATTGTTACAATAA
- a CDS encoding S8 family peptidase gives MKRIYLVLIATIAITFVSCSDQEIDTVKPDAGQVAPIIDLPEGATQGRILVKFKPEAASFLDAATTRSVGAALTRSGISDMDAVLQRIGTSKLERIFPVDNRTEERTRKAGLNLWYIIHFDKDTDLEQVAKDLSQVADVAKVQFTRAIQRSYDPNVRATVLTKQAMTRVVHTTRAVNTDANDPFFNLQWGCKNDGSILQNGEKNDKGDNVVPAVMGVDVNCGEAWKLCTGNPSIVVAVLDEGVMYDHPDLEGNIWVNEDETFASKEDADGNGYAGDRYGYNFTDDKGYISYDDPNDTGHGTHVAGIISAVRNNGEGISGIAGGDKANNRGGVKIMSCQVFSGSKGCDLYQEAKAVKYAADNGAVILQCSWGYNSGLSNPISGYTPGFTSDKDWVDAAPLEKEAFDYFLHNAGSPNDVIDGGIIVFAAGNEYAAMAGYPGAYPDYISVAALAADGTPSCYSNYAMGVSIAAPGGDSDYHQSSKGKIYSTLPPSANEDGGENSHYGYMEGTSQACPHISGVAALGLSYAAELHRHFRADEFRKMILESVNPVEPYFKETKVYWYTNASFGQIAAGQMEPAAYAGNMGTGLIDAYKLLKAVEGGGVEMTVPNMYVAVEATSKINYSRYFKNGENMTFTCTVDDNSIATLTTENNITFTLKGLKVGSTKATVKASDGTKQDFFITVRKNDSWM, from the coding sequence ATGAAAAGAATATATTTAGTTCTAATAGCTACTATAGCAATCACTTTTGTATCCTGTTCCGATCAGGAGATAGATACAGTGAAACCTGATGCCGGACAAGTAGCTCCTATCATTGATTTACCTGAAGGAGCTACTCAAGGTAGAATATTGGTGAAATTTAAACCGGAAGCGGCATCCTTTTTGGATGCTGCTACCACCCGCTCTGTCGGGGCTGCTTTGACTCGTTCAGGAATTTCGGATATGGATGCCGTTCTGCAGCGAATCGGCACTTCTAAACTGGAACGTATTTTTCCGGTGGACAATCGTACGGAAGAGCGTACTCGCAAGGCGGGATTGAATCTTTGGTATATTATCCATTTTGATAAAGATACGGATTTGGAGCAGGTAGCCAAAGACTTGTCACAAGTAGCAGACGTGGCAAAAGTCCAGTTCACCCGCGCTATTCAGCGTTCTTATGATCCGAATGTGCGGGCAACTGTACTCACCAAGCAGGCAATGACCCGTGTGGTGCATACAACTCGTGCTGTGAATACCGATGCGAACGATCCTTTTTTTAATCTACAATGGGGATGTAAGAATGATGGTTCTATTCTTCAGAATGGAGAAAAAAATGATAAAGGAGATAATGTAGTACCTGCTGTAATGGGTGTTGATGTAAATTGTGGGGAAGCCTGGAAGCTTTGTACGGGTAATCCTTCCATTGTTGTTGCTGTGCTTGATGAAGGTGTGATGTACGACCATCCTGACTTGGAAGGAAATATATGGGTGAATGAGGATGAAACATTTGCTTCAAAGGAAGATGCTGATGGAAATGGTTATGCCGGTGACCGCTATGGCTACAACTTCACAGATGATAAAGGCTATATCTCTTATGACGACCCGAATGATACCGGACATGGGACTCATGTGGCCGGGATTATCAGTGCAGTGAGGAATAATGGTGAAGGTATTAGTGGCATTGCAGGAGGGGATAAAGCCAATAATAGAGGTGGTGTAAAAATCATGAGTTGTCAGGTCTTTTCCGGTTCTAAAGGATGTGACTTGTATCAGGAAGCGAAAGCTGTGAAATATGCAGCAGATAACGGTGCCGTTATTTTGCAGTGTAGTTGGGGATATAATTCGGGGCTTTCCAATCCTATTAGTGGGTATACCCCGGGGTTTACTTCTGATAAAGATTGGGTCGATGCTGCTCCGTTGGAAAAAGAAGCCTTCGATTATTTTCTTCATAATGCCGGTTCGCCAAACGATGTCATAGACGGAGGTATCATTGTATTTGCCGCAGGTAATGAATATGCAGCTATGGCCGGATATCCGGGAGCTTATCCTGATTATATATCTGTAGCCGCTTTGGCTGCCGACGGGACTCCTTCCTGTTACTCCAACTATGCGATGGGCGTTTCTATTGCAGCTCCGGGTGGTGACAGTGATTATCATCAGAGCTCGAAAGGAAAAATATATTCCACATTACCTCCTTCTGCCAATGAAGATGGTGGGGAAAATTCTCATTACGGATATATGGAAGGAACATCGCAGGCTTGTCCACATATTTCGGGAGTAGCGGCATTGGGACTTTCTTATGCAGCTGAATTACATCGTCATTTCCGTGCAGATGAATTCCGTAAAATGATATTGGAGTCTGTCAATCCGGTGGAACCCTATTTTAAAGAAACGAAAGTTTATTGGTACACAAATGCTTCGTTCGGACAAATAGCTGCCGGACAAATGGAGCCTGCCGCTTATGCGGGCAATATGGGAACAGGGTTGATTGATGCCTATAAGCTGTTGAAAGCAGTTGAAGGAGGTGGTGTGGAGATGACTGTACCTAATATGTATGTGGCCGTCGAAGCTACAAGTAAAATCAATTATTCCCGTTATTTCAAAAATGGAGAGAATATGACCTTTACCTGTACAGTTGATGATAACTCAATTGCTACCCTTACGACAGAGAACAACATTACTTTCACTTTGAAAGGCTTGAAAGTTGGTTCTACAAAAGCTACAGTCAAGGCGAGTGACGGCACCAAGCAAGATTTTTTCATCACTGTTCGTAAGAACGATAGTTGGATGTAA
- the trxA gene encoding thioredoxin has translation MEKFEDLIQSPVPVLVDFFAGWCGPCKAMKPVLEELKLIVGDKARIAKIDVDQHEDLATKYRIQAVPTFILFKNGEAVWRHSGIIHSSELQGVIEKHYT, from the coding sequence ATGGAAAAATTTGAAGATTTAATACAGTCACCAGTGCCCGTTTTAGTTGATTTCTTTGCAGGATGGTGTGGACCTTGCAAAGCAATGAAACCGGTTTTAGAAGAACTAAAACTTATTGTGGGAGATAAAGCACGTATTGCAAAGATAGACGTTGACCAGCATGAAGACCTGGCTACTAAATATCGCATACAAGCTGTACCGACCTTTATACTGTTCAAGAATGGAGAGGCTGTCTGGAGACATTCCGGCATAATCCATAGTAGCGAACTGCAAGGGGTTATCGAGAAGCATTATACATAA
- a CDS encoding lipocalin family protein, whose translation MKNIFKMMLLLTMALFMSCGDDDEVKLPDTKDVNYANIAGTWRLSEWNGEKIDGDTRYYYIKFDRKEKDGKRSYTIYTNLNSATSQQIPGSFTLNKEEDYGDVISGTYYYQLDTDDEWEYSYIVSGLTDISMVWTAKEDMGEIKVYTRCEDIPSDILTGTRTSF comes from the coding sequence ATGAAAAATATATTCAAAATGATGTTACTGCTCACTATGGCATTATTTATGTCATGTGGAGACGACGATGAAGTGAAGCTTCCTGATACGAAGGATGTAAATTATGCGAATATTGCAGGGACTTGGCGATTGAGTGAATGGAATGGAGAAAAGATAGACGGTGATACACGATACTATTATATCAAGTTTGACCGGAAAGAGAAAGACGGAAAACGTTCTTATACCATTTATACAAACCTCAACAGTGCTACGTCCCAGCAAATTCCCGGCTCCTTTACTCTGAATAAAGAGGAGGATTACGGAGATGTTATTAGCGGTACTTATTATTACCAGCTTGATACGGACGATGAATGGGAATATTCATATATCGTTTCGGGGTTAACTGATATTTCAATGGTATGGACTGCTAAAGAGGATATGGGGGAAATAAAAGTTTATACTCGATGTGAGGATATACCATCAGATATCTTAACCGGAACACGAACTTCATTCTAA
- a CDS encoding Fur family transcriptional regulator, translating to MKPYDRLLEHNIKPSMQRIAIMEYLMDNPIHPSADDIYTALSPSMPTLSKTTVYNTLKLFSEQGAALMLTIDEKNTNFDADTSVHSHFLCKRCGHIYDLKCPEAIKKVENIDMDGHQVSEVHYYYKGICKNCLSKDKETRID from the coding sequence ATGAAGCCATACGATCGATTATTAGAACATAATATCAAGCCGTCCATGCAGCGTATCGCTATCATGGAATATCTGATGGATAATCCGATTCATCCATCAGCTGATGATATATATACTGCACTATCTCCCTCGATGCCGACACTTTCAAAAACTACGGTTTATAATACATTGAAATTGTTTTCGGAGCAAGGAGCAGCCTTGATGCTTACAATTGATGAGAAGAATACGAACTTTGACGCAGATACTTCCGTACATTCTCATTTTTTGTGCAAGCGTTGTGGACACATTTATGATCTGAAATGCCCGGAAGCCATAAAGAAAGTGGAGAATATAGACATGGATGGTCACCAGGTATCAGAAGTTCATTATTATTATAAAGGTATTTGCAAGAATTGCTTAAGTAAAGATAAAGAAACACGTATTGACTAA
- a CDS encoding BACON domain-containing protein yields MKPLFKIYLYLFAGLLFIAACNDSDEEGITGFTIDTQEVTLGAIGGMEPVKVASGTKWVAKVNQPWVKVMPANGVGSTNCEIVVDSTLSNDVRHAVVTFVPEGQPKQELKIHQTGYGKMIGLDKYEVEVANMANDDKRYFDISVTTNVKFKVEYSQAIGSWVTTNNRTPDVFLDYGARPRTLKMRFKWDMNTDPQERIASIKFLPVNAEDELEKEVTLTVKQEAAPEITDDRRGDSIAIVIASTKMRSMMNWDASERLDYWLGVTVWERTDKDVTPEKIGRVRSVEFRLLNTKEVLPVEIGKIKYLETLVIYGNTNTSLLPSPYRIGNALAELKYLKNLTISALGITTIDKNELKEPCKVLRTLDVSGNNFTSIPYDLTPTNYPELLNLSLTGNRRYSSITDLSTETRDNPGLRIDASSSSFKNLLKWEKLKSLSLSYNLIYGQLPTFINSYNGSLEYGVSAYTDEDILKNDTLMSASDEVKAKLKTIPKILPNAELFSINLNFLTGDDLPDWLLYHPRFARFDPFTLIYTQDSGKDMKGNIPGFKNEPSNLEWFYERYPKARPTLTDN; encoded by the coding sequence ATGAAACCATTGTTTAAAATATATTTATACCTCTTTGCAGGTTTGCTCTTTATTGCAGCTTGTAATGATTCGGATGAAGAGGGGATTACTGGTTTCACCATTGATACCCAAGAAGTCACATTAGGTGCTATAGGAGGAATGGAGCCGGTTAAAGTGGCTTCAGGCACCAAATGGGTAGCAAAGGTAAACCAACCTTGGGTGAAGGTGATGCCTGCTAACGGTGTAGGAAGTACTAATTGCGAAATTGTAGTAGATTCTACACTTTCTAATGATGTGCGGCACGCTGTCGTGACATTTGTGCCGGAAGGACAACCGAAACAGGAATTGAAGATACATCAGACCGGATATGGAAAAATGATCGGACTGGATAAATATGAAGTCGAAGTTGCCAACATGGCCAACGATGATAAAAGGTATTTTGATATATCCGTGACTACGAATGTAAAGTTCAAAGTGGAGTATTCACAGGCGATAGGATCTTGGGTTACTACTAATAATAGAACACCTGATGTTTTTTTGGATTATGGAGCTCGTCCCCGTACTCTTAAAATGCGATTCAAATGGGACATGAATACTGACCCGCAAGAGAGAATAGCTTCTATAAAATTCCTTCCGGTAAACGCGGAAGATGAATTGGAAAAAGAAGTGACATTGACTGTAAAGCAGGAAGCTGCACCTGAAATAACAGATGATAGACGAGGTGATTCTATTGCTATTGTCATTGCAAGTACAAAGATGCGCTCAATGATGAATTGGGATGCCAGCGAACGTCTTGACTACTGGTTAGGGGTGACAGTTTGGGAAAGAACAGATAAAGACGTAACACCCGAAAAAATTGGACGTGTACGTTCTGTTGAATTCAGATTGCTGAATACAAAAGAAGTGTTGCCTGTTGAAATCGGTAAAATTAAGTATCTGGAGACATTGGTTATCTATGGCAATACGAACACTAGTTTACTTCCTTCTCCTTATCGTATAGGAAATGCATTGGCTGAATTAAAGTATCTGAAAAATCTGACAATAAGTGCATTGGGCATTACAACTATTGATAAAAATGAATTAAAAGAACCTTGCAAGGTTTTAAGGACTTTGGATGTAAGCGGCAATAATTTTACGAGTATTCCGTATGATTTGACTCCTACTAATTATCCGGAACTACTTAACTTAAGTTTAACGGGGAATCGTCGATATAGTTCAATTACTGATTTGAGTACTGAAACGCGCGACAATCCAGGGTTACGTATAGATGCTTCTTCTTCTTCATTTAAGAATTTATTGAAGTGGGAAAAGCTGAAATCTTTGTCATTATCATATAATTTGATTTATGGTCAACTACCAACATTTATTAATAGCTATAATGGTAGTCTTGAATATGGTGTATCTGCTTACACAGATGAGGATATCCTGAAAAACGATACATTAATGAGTGCTAGCGATGAGGTTAAAGCAAAACTAAAAACAATTCCGAAAATTTTGCCTAATGCCGAATTGTTCTCTATTAACTTGAATTTCTTGACTGGTGATGATTTGCCGGATTGGTTACTCTATCACCCACGTTTTGCACGTTTTGATCCATTCACCTTGATTTATACGCAAGATTCAGGTAAAGATATGAAGGGCAATATTCCTGGCTTTAAGAATGAACCGTCAAACTTGGAATGGTTCTATGAACGTTATCCGAAAGCCAGACCTACATTAACCGATAATTGA
- a CDS encoding thioredoxin domain-containing protein, translating to MKKVLVMVALVMASVIVYAFNDSRETNQGKKEVTGNGEVVVMDKDMFLKDVFDYEKSKEWNYKGNKPAIIDLYADWCGPCRQTAPIMKELAKEYAGKIVIYKVNVDKQKELAALFNATSIPLFVFIPMKGDPQLFRGAADKATYKKAIDEFLLK from the coding sequence ATGAAGAAAGTATTAGTAATGGTAGCCCTCGTCATGGCAAGTGTAATTGTATACGCATTCAATGACAGTAGGGAAACTAATCAAGGTAAAAAAGAGGTAACAGGTAACGGTGAAGTCGTCGTAATGGACAAAGATATGTTTCTGAAAGACGTCTTCGATTATGAGAAATCAAAGGAGTGGAATTATAAAGGTAATAAGCCCGCCATCATCGACTTATATGCAGATTGGTGCGGACCATGTCGCCAAACAGCTCCTATCATGAAAGAATTGGCAAAGGAATATGCCGGAAAAATTGTCATCTACAAAGTCAATGTAGATAAACAAAAAGAACTGGCAGCTTTATTTAATGCAACAAGTATTCCATTGTTTGTATTCATTCCCATGAAAGGAGATCCACAGCTTTTCCGTGGAGCTGCTGACAAGGCAACTTACAAAAAAGCGATTGATGAATTTCTCTTGAAGTAA
- a CDS encoding SagB/ThcOx family dehydrogenase: protein MRKVQLLLVCLMLSVAAFAADKVIKLPKPNLNRTGAVMKALSERHSTREYASKSLSLSDLSDLLWAANGINRKESGMRTAPSALNKQDVDVYVVLPEGSYLYDAKNHQLTLVAEGDHRGAVAGGQAFVKTAPVSLVLISDLSRFGDAKSARSQLMGAMDSGIVSQNISIFCSAANIATVPRASMDNEQLKKVLKLKDSQMPMMNHPVGYFK from the coding sequence ATGAGAAAAGTACAACTATTGTTAGTTTGTTTAATGCTTTCGGTGGCTGCTTTTGCTGCTGACAAAGTGATTAAATTGCCGAAGCCTAATTTAAACCGTACCGGTGCGGTGATGAAGGCATTGTCTGAACGACATTCAACTCGCGAGTATGCTTCTAAATCATTGAGTCTGTCGGATCTGTCTGATTTGTTATGGGCTGCTAATGGGATAAACCGTAAGGAATCCGGAATGAGAACAGCTCCGTCGGCGTTGAATAAGCAGGATGTGGATGTATATGTAGTATTACCTGAAGGAAGTTATCTGTATGATGCTAAAAATCATCAGTTGACTCTGGTTGCTGAAGGAGATCATCGTGGAGCAGTAGCCGGTGGACAGGCATTTGTGAAAACAGCTCCGGTGTCCTTGGTGTTAATCAGTGATCTTTCCAGATTTGGAGATGCGAAGAGTGCACGCAGCCAGTTGATGGGGGCTATGGATTCCGGCATCGTTTCTCAAAATATTTCAATATTCTGTTCCGCTGCTAACATAGCAACAGTGCCACGCGCTTCGATGGACAATGAACAATTGAAGAAAGTTTTGAAATTGAAAGATAGCCAAATGCCAATGATGAATCATCCTGTGGGATACTTCAAATAA